The following are encoded in a window of Phragmites australis chromosome 22, lpPhrAust1.1, whole genome shotgun sequence genomic DNA:
- the LOC133905358 gene encoding uncharacterized protein LOC133905358 has product MAAIFSKAVDAVVALFSLIITVAAPLFDSQVVLPRSLYPAPLVNIYRWFMAEFDHYLVADPPPFFRGLVWLALALLWPVCVANLYGILARRRWVATTSLVAGVYMLTYLSAIFGEMLGSGRATLKLVLLYVPFLVFAVTLVLRGLCPCPELVTAVSSVASSAQKKRV; this is encoded by the exons ATGGCGGCCATCTTCTCGAAGGCGGTCGACGCGGTTGTGGCGCTCTTCTCGCTCATCATTACCGTGGCGGCGCCGCTGTTCGACTCCCAGGTCGTCCTCCCGCGCAGCCTTTACCCAGCGCCGCTCGTGAACATCTACCGGTGGTTCATGGCCGAGTTCGATCACTACCTAGTGGCCGACCCGCCGCCGTTCTTCCGCGGCCTCGTGTGGCTCGCTCTCGCCTTACTCTGGCCGGTTTGCGTTGCCAACCTCTACGGCATCCTCGCGCGCCGCCGCTGGGTCGCCACCACCTCCCTCGTTGCCGGCGTCTACATGCTTACATACTTG TCTGCAATATTTGGGGAGATGTTGGGTTCCGGGAGAGCAACACTGAAGCTGGTCCTGTTGTACGTTCCGTTCCTTGTATTTGCTGTAACTTTAGTTTTGCGTGGCCTCTGCCCATGCCCAGAGCTGGTTACTGCAGTTTCGTCAGTTGCATCTTCTGCTCAGAAGAAGAGGGTCTAA